The Rahnella aceris genome contains the following window.
CCGGCCCTAGCCCGATTTATTACGGCAGCGGCTATCTGCCAACCAAAGATTACTGGCGCCTCGGTACCATCTTCGGCGCGATTTTCCTCGGCGGCATGATGCTGATTGCCTATCCGTGGATGGTGCTGATGTTCTGATGAACGACTCTGCCAGACTGCGTGTTGCAGTCTGGCAATGCCTCCTGACTCCCGGCAACCGCCCGTCACTCCTGTAGAAAATAATGCTTACCGAGAATGGCTGCGCCGTCATCAATCGATTTGTGGATAAGCTTCACGCAGCGTTTAGCGTCGCCCGCTTCCAGCGCCACCAGCAGTTGATCGTAATTATGCTGGCCCTGCGCCATATGCGGTGACTGCGGATAAAGATAGTTAAAACACGGACCAATCTGCACCCACAACTGCTCAATCAGCGCGGTCAGCGTGGGCATCGCGGCCATTTCATACAGAGTGAAACGAAACTCCCGGTTAGCCTCTAAAGCGTCCTCAACGTTATTTTCCACTTTCGCCGCCATAAATCGGGTATTCAGCGTTTTCAGCAAAGCGAGGTGTTGCGCAGTGATCTGCCCGCAGGCTTGCGATACCGCCAGCCCTTCAAGATTTTTGCGGATAAGGGTGATTTCCTGATACCGCGCCAGCGCAATTTTAGGCACCAGAAAAGCCTGTGCCGGTGTCGCATCAAGCGCGCCCGCCGACACCAGACGCAGCAACGCTTCGCGCACCGGCGTCACGCTGGTGCCCAGTTTTTCAGCAATTTCTTTGGTCACCAGCCGCGCGCCCGGTTTGAGTACGCCGACAATTAATGCCCCTTTCAGTTTGGCCTCCACCTGCATAGTGAGGCTGACACGCTGCGCTTTTTCCATCTCAAACATCTGACGTTTTCCTTTAGCAAAATAATGGCTTTTCTTTTGCGGTTTAATCTGTAGCTTGCCAAAAATACATTATATAGGATATATCATGTATTGAGGAATTGAATACTGATTGACCGTTTTTGTGACGCACAACCTTCACGTTAATTCCGTCAACTCTTCTGGCGGCTTCACTTTGGGAATGACCGTAATGAGAATACCTGCCTTTAAACCGGCTTCACTGGCCCTGCTTATCAGCCTGACAACACCGGCTGCTTTCGCCTCTGAACTGGTGATCGCCCAGCCAGCTTCCGCCACGGCGATGGATCCGGGTTTCCTGAAAGAGTCTGCCACACTGGTGGATAACCTCTTTGATACGCTGGTGCTGCGCGACGCCAATATGCAGTTGCAACCGGGGCTGGCGACAAGCTGGAAATCACCCGATGATACCACCTGGGAGTTCACCCTGCGTCAGGGTGTGAAGTTCAGCGACGGCGAGCCGGTCAATGCGCAGGCGGTGAAATTCTCTATCGACCGTATTCTGGATCCTGCGAATCACGCGCCGACCATTTCGTATATCCGCACCATCAAATCCGTGGAAGTTACCGGCGATTATCAGGTGAAAATCCACACCACCGGCCCCGACCCGCTGCTGCCAACCCGCATGAGTCGCTACCCGACCTATATTGTGCCACCGGCGTATGTCACCAAAGTCGGTGCTGCGGAATTTGCCCGCAAACCGGTGGGTTCCGGCGCGTACACCCTCACCGCATTTATTCCCGATGAAAAAGTGGTGATGCAGGCCAATCCGGATTACTGGCGCGGCAAGCCCGCCATCGATACCGTCACCTGGCGTCCGATCCCGGAGGCCACCGGGCGCATCACCGCCCTGCTGACCGGCGAAGTACAACTGGTTGATGGCGTACCGGCCGATCTGGTGCCGGCGCTGAAAAATAAACCGGGCGTGCATCTCGAACAGGTAAAAAATGGCGGACTGACCATTTACCTCGGACTGAAGAACGACCAGAAACCGCTGAATGATGTGCGCGTCCGTCAGGCGTTATCACTGGCGCTGAACCGCACGGCCTATACCCGCGATTTACTGCACGGTTTCGGCACGCCGACCGGCACCATGGCCGGACCGAAAGATTTTGGCTATGAGGCGATCCCTGCACCGGCGCAGGACATCGCCAAAGCCAAAGCGTTACTGGCAGAAGCGGGCTATCCGCAAGGCTTCACCCTGCGCTTCCAGGCACCCCGCCGTTATATTGCCAGTGCAGACGTCGCCCAGGCGATTGTGCAGGATCTGGCAGCCATCGGCGTGAAAGCGCAACTCGAAGTGCCGGAATGGTCGGTCTATACCCAGCAGGTCGCGGCGCAGAAACAGGCACCGATGTACATGCTGGCGTGGGGATCAACACAGACGCTGGACGCCGATGCCGCGCTTTATCCGATCCTGCACTCCGGCGAGCCGTATTCTACGGTGAATTCGCCTGAACTGGATGCCCTGCTGAACAGCAGTCGTACCACGGTCGACCCGGCCAAACGTGAGAAGATTTTGCAGCAGATACAGCAGGTTGTCGCCAGTCAGCAACCTCTTATTCCCCTGTACAAAGAAGATTCCCTGTATGCCAGTGCCGACAACGTGACCTTCACCGGCCGCGCCGATTCGCGGATCCCGCTGTTTGACCTGAGGATGAAATGATTTCACTGCGTACAACCCTGCAAAGGAAATCCCGCCGCCGGTTTTACGGCGACGGGCTCCTCGGCGGACTGTTGCTGCTACTGGTGATTGTCCCGGCGCTGCTGGCGCCGTGGCTGCCCCTGCCGGATCCGCTGACCAATGATCTGGCTGCGGCCTTTTCCTCGCCGGGCGGCCATCATCTGCTGGGCACCGATCAACTGGGGCGCGATTTGCTGTCGCGTATTTTATCCGGTACGCGACTTTCGCTGATGGTGGTGTTGCTGGCAGCGTTAATTGCGGCGGTGACGGGCTCGGCGCTGGGCATGATTGCCGGTTATACCGGCGGCTGGCTCGACGCGCTGATCATGCGCCTGATGGACATCCAGCTGGCGGTGCCGTTCATCCTGCTGATCTTACTGGTGATGGCGCTGTTCGGCGCGTCACTCACCAATATCATTGTGATCATGGGCGTGACCAGTTGGGCGATTTATGCCCGTGTCGCCCGTGCCAAAACGCTGGAAATCCGCGAGCTGGAATTTATTGAATCGGTCAAAGCCATGGGATTTTCCACTCCGCGCATTTTGCTGCGCCATGTGCTGCCCAGTCTGATGACCCCGCTGATCGTGCTGCTGACGCTGGATATTCCGCGCCTGATCGTGCTGGAAGCCTCGATTGGTTTTCTCGGCATGGGCATTCAGCCGCCGACGCCGACGCTCGGTAATCTGATCGGCGAAGGCCGTTCTTATATGCTGCTCGCACAGTGGCTGGTGCTGTATCCGGGGCTGGTGATTGCCGCACTGGTGATTGGCTGCAACCTGCTCGGCGACAGCCTGCTGCGTAAAACCCACACGAGGCTCGACTGATATGCTGCGTTATATCTTGCAACGCCTCGGGCAGTCAGTGCTGGTGATGTTTGGCGTGTCGCTGCTGATTTTTTACAGCCTGCACCTGACCGGCGATCCGGCTGCGGTCATGATGCCGCCGGGCTCCAGCCAGCAGGAAATCGACAATTTCCGCCACAGCATGGGCTTTGACCGTTCTCTGACGTGGCAGTACTGGCATTATCTGACCGGCGTTTTACAGGGCGATCTGGGCGAATCACTGCGCTACAGCCAGCCGGTCACCGAACTCATCGGCCAGCGCGTTCCCGCCACCCTGCTGCTGGCCATTACCGCATTGCTCTGGAGCACCGTCGCCGGTTTGCTGCTCGGCATCGTCAGCGCGTTATATCAGAACACACTATGGGATCTGGTCTCACGCCTGCTGGCCTTCAGCGGTCAGGCGGTGCCAGTGTTCTGGCTTGGCCTGCTGCTGATCATCGCCTTCAGCCTGAACCTGCGCTGGTTGCCGTCCGGCGGTTATGGCAGCGCCAGTCAGCTGGTGATGCCTGCCATCAGCCTCGGCGCGTATTACATGAGCGCCATTGCGCGGCTGATCCGCGCCAGTCTGATTGACGTTCTGCAACAAGATTACATCCGTACCGCCCGCGCCAAAGGGCTGAGCCGCTGGCGGATTGTGGTTCGCCACGGTTTACGCAATGCGCTGATCCCGGTCATTACTGTGCAGGGAATGTATTTCGCCTCGCTGCTTGGCGGTGCGCTGGTGACCGAAATCATTTTTGCCTGGCCGGGTATTGGTCGCCTCGCCGTTCAGGCGATCCAGAACCGTGATTTCCCGCTGGTACAGGCCATTGTGCTGCTTGCTGCATTGGTGTTTGTCGGCATCAACCTGATTATCGATTTGCTCTATGTGGTACTCAATCCGAGGATCCGCCTGTGACACATCCCGTTCCCCCGGCGCTGCAACCGACGCTCGATTTGCTCCATGCGATGACGCCGTTCGCCAGCGTTTCCGGCCAGCTCAGCCCGCAGCGTGAGCTGGCGCAGTGGCTGGAAGACTGGATACACCAGAATCTGCACGGCGTGCCGGTATTGCCGGTCAGCCAGCAGAACGACGAAAACACGCCGCCGCTGGTGCACATGCGCATTGAGCGTCAGGCGGCAAAAACGCTGGTGCTGTACAACATGTACGACGTCATGCCCGCCACGGATGAAGGCTGGGAATTCCCGCCCTTTACCGGCGGTATTACCGAATGGCCGGGCACCGGTGCGGTGTATATCGCACGCGGCGCAGAGAACAATAAAGGGCCACTGGCAGGCATGCTGATGGCGATAAAATCGCTGTGTGACGCAGGCGGGCCGGACGTTAATCTCGAGATCATTCTCGAAGGCGAGGAAGAAACGGGCAGTGGCCGGTTACGGCGTTACCTGGCGCAGGAACCCTGTCCGGTGCCGTCCGCCGGGGCGGTATTTTTCCCTTCGCTGTGTGAATACGGCGGCGGCGCACCTCGCGTGTATCTCGGTTTCAGCGGACTGAGCGGCGGCCGTTTACGGGTCAGCGGCGGCGCATGGGGTGGCCCTCACGCGGCTATCCATGCCAGTAACGCCAACTGGATTGCCAATCCCGTCTGGCGGCTGGTTCATGCCCTTCATGCCATTGCACCCGCCGAAAACAGCGGCGTCATCGCCCGTCAGACGGTGGATGAACCGGCAAACCGGCTGCTGCATACCCTGGCGCAACAGTTCAGCATCAGCGATGAACTACACTTTCGCCGCAGTGAAAAATTATCGGTCAGCGGCGATACGCTGGCCTGCCTGCAACAACTGATCAACGGCGCGGTGCTCAACATTTCAGAAATCTGCAGTGATCCGCAACAGGCGCGGGGCGTGATCCCGCACAGCGCCAGCGCGGAACTCGCGCTGCGCGTACCGCCTGGCATTGACGGTGAAAACCTGCTGGCGGCAATCCGCCAGACGCTCAGCCGGGCGGAATTCGACGGCGTGGAACTTGAGCTGGACGACAGTTACCCCGGCCACCGTTTCCCGCGCAACAGCCCCGGCGTCGATGCCCTGCTCGCCAGCTATCAGGCTCAGGGCGCGCAACCGCAGGTCTGGCCGTGGGCACCCGGCTGCGCACCGGCGTATACCTTTGCCCGCATCGCACCGGCCTTTCTGATTGGCGGCCTCGGCCACGGCGGCAATGCGCACGGCGTGAATGAATTTGTCACCCTGCGCGGGCTGGAACGCTTTCAGCAATCCGTCACCGACTGGATCCGTTTTTACGCCCGCGACACCCCTTTTTCTGCTTTGCCGGAATAATCCGGCGAGGCTTTGCGTCAACATCCGGGAATGTTTTAAAAGATAATCACCAGGAAAATTATGATGAAACAAGCAGATGATTTTGAACGTGTTTCACTGGGATTCTTCCCCACACCGCTCGAACGCCTGAGCACACTCGGCGACTCACTCGGCATCACGCTGGATATCAAACGTGATGATTACACCGGATTCGGCGGCGGCGGTAATAAAGTCCGCAAACTGGAATATCTGATGGCCGATGCCTGCCGCAAGCAGGTCAATGTGGTTATCACCACCGGCGGGCATCAGTCCAACCATGCCCGGATGGTGGCGGCGGCGGCGCGTAAGTTCGGCATGAAACCGGTGCTGGTGCTGCGCGGCCATCAGCCGGAAACCTATCAGGGCAATCTTCTGCTCGATAAACTGTTCGGCGCGGAGCTGGAGTTTCTCGACCCTGACGGCTATTTCACCCAGATTGAAGGGGCGATGAATGCCCATGCCGACGCGGCACAGGAACGCGGTGAAAAAGCGCTGATTATCCCGCTCGGCGGCGCCACGCCGCTCGGTGCGCTGGGTTATGTGCGCGCTATCGAAGAAATGGACGTCCAGCTTAAAGAACGTCATCAGTTGCCGCCGGACGTGATTGTCGCGCCGACCGGTTCCGGCGGTACGCTGGCCGGGCTGTATGTCGGCGCACGTAAATACTGGCCGGACACCAAAATCGTGGGTATCAGCGTAAGCGCCAAAGCGGAATGGTTCCGGACACGAATTTCTGCCATGGCGCAGGATTGTGCTGATTTGCTGGAATGGCCGC
Protein-coding sequences here:
- a CDS encoding ABC transporter substrate-binding protein, which codes for MRIPAFKPASLALLISLTTPAAFASELVIAQPASATAMDPGFLKESATLVDNLFDTLVLRDANMQLQPGLATSWKSPDDTTWEFTLRQGVKFSDGEPVNAQAVKFSIDRILDPANHAPTISYIRTIKSVEVTGDYQVKIHTTGPDPLLPTRMSRYPTYIVPPAYVTKVGAAEFARKPVGSGAYTLTAFIPDEKVVMQANPDYWRGKPAIDTVTWRPIPEATGRITALLTGEVQLVDGVPADLVPALKNKPGVHLEQVKNGGLTIYLGLKNDQKPLNDVRVRQALSLALNRTAYTRDLLHGFGTPTGTMAGPKDFGYEAIPAPAQDIAKAKALLAEAGYPQGFTLRFQAPRRYIASADVAQAIVQDLAAIGVKAQLEVPEWSVYTQQVAAQKQAPMYMLAWGSTQTLDADAALYPILHSGEPYSTVNSPELDALLNSSRTTVDPAKREKILQQIQQVVASQQPLIPLYKEDSLYASADNVTFTGRADSRIPLFDLRMK
- a CDS encoding 1-aminocyclopropane-1-carboxylate deaminase/D-cysteine desulfhydrase, yielding MKQADDFERVSLGFFPTPLERLSTLGDSLGITLDIKRDDYTGFGGGGNKVRKLEYLMADACRKQVNVVITTGGHQSNHARMVAAAARKFGMKPVLVLRGHQPETYQGNLLLDKLFGAELEFLDPDGYFTQIEGAMNAHADAAQERGEKALIIPLGGATPLGALGYVRAIEEMDVQLKERHQLPPDVIVAPTGSGGTLAGLYVGARKYWPDTKIVGISVSAKAEWFRTRISAMAQDCADLLEWPQHWTPDDIWIEDEFVGTAYGVPSDGGIDAIYRVAQAEGLLLDPVYTGKAMHGLISLVEQGKISAGSRVIFVHCGGSPALYPFAQTLLEH
- a CDS encoding GntR family transcriptional regulator; this translates as MFEMEKAQRVSLTMQVEAKLKGALIVGVLKPGARLVTKEIAEKLGTSVTPVREALLRLVSAGALDATPAQAFLVPKIALARYQEITLIRKNLEGLAVSQACGQITAQHLALLKTLNTRFMAAKVENNVEDALEANREFRFTLYEMAAMPTLTALIEQLWVQIGPCFNYLYPQSPHMAQGQHNYDQLLVALEAGDAKRCVKLIHKSIDDGAAILGKHYFLQE
- a CDS encoding ABC transporter permease, giving the protein MISLRTTLQRKSRRRFYGDGLLGGLLLLLVIVPALLAPWLPLPDPLTNDLAAAFSSPGGHHLLGTDQLGRDLLSRILSGTRLSLMVVLLAALIAAVTGSALGMIAGYTGGWLDALIMRLMDIQLAVPFILLILLVMALFGASLTNIIVIMGVTSWAIYARVARAKTLEIRELEFIESVKAMGFSTPRILLRHVLPSLMTPLIVLLTLDIPRLIVLEASIGFLGMGIQPPTPTLGNLIGEGRSYMLLAQWLVLYPGLVIAALVIGCNLLGDSLLRKTHTRLD
- a CDS encoding M20 family metallopeptidase produces the protein MTHPVPPALQPTLDLLHAMTPFASVSGQLSPQRELAQWLEDWIHQNLHGVPVLPVSQQNDENTPPLVHMRIERQAAKTLVLYNMYDVMPATDEGWEFPPFTGGITEWPGTGAVYIARGAENNKGPLAGMLMAIKSLCDAGGPDVNLEIILEGEEETGSGRLRRYLAQEPCPVPSAGAVFFPSLCEYGGGAPRVYLGFSGLSGGRLRVSGGAWGGPHAAIHASNANWIANPVWRLVHALHAIAPAENSGVIARQTVDEPANRLLHTLAQQFSISDELHFRRSEKLSVSGDTLACLQQLINGAVLNISEICSDPQQARGVIPHSASAELALRVPPGIDGENLLAAIRQTLSRAEFDGVELELDDSYPGHRFPRNSPGVDALLASYQAQGAQPQVWPWAPGCAPAYTFARIAPAFLIGGLGHGGNAHGVNEFVTLRGLERFQQSVTDWIRFYARDTPFSALPE
- a CDS encoding ABC transporter permease, giving the protein MLRYILQRLGQSVLVMFGVSLLIFYSLHLTGDPAAVMMPPGSSQQEIDNFRHSMGFDRSLTWQYWHYLTGVLQGDLGESLRYSQPVTELIGQRVPATLLLAITALLWSTVAGLLLGIVSALYQNTLWDLVSRLLAFSGQAVPVFWLGLLLIIAFSLNLRWLPSGGYGSASQLVMPAISLGAYYMSAIARLIRASLIDVLQQDYIRTARAKGLSRWRIVVRHGLRNALIPVITVQGMYFASLLGGALVTEIIFAWPGIGRLAVQAIQNRDFPLVQAIVLLAALVFVGINLIIDLLYVVLNPRIRL